The following proteins are co-located in the Streptomyces sp. NBC_00435 genome:
- the helR gene encoding RNA polymerase recycling motor ATPase HelR: protein MTGGDERHFAAVSQSLEHSVAELSRRLDAARKAPGGIGREAMDRDSEIHRLTGRLRTLRRFGLDLCLGHIVPADDPEPVYVGRLGLTDSEGRRLLIDWRSPAAEPFFAATHANPMGLVSRRRYRWTRGRISDYWDEVFTADGREGHAALDDQSAFIASLGGNRSARMRDVLATIQADQDAVIRAGSRGALVVDGGPGTGKTVVALHRAAHLLYSDPRLGHRRGGVLFVGPHQPYLAYVADVLPSLGEEGLQTCTLRDLVTEGAAAAVEDDPRVARLKSSADMVKAIEPAVRIYEEPPAEGMTVSTHWSEVRLTAADWADAFAAVEPGTPHNEARDQIREELVTILMDKHTEEYEDQDAQGVEDADNEVPPQLLRRSLLQNRELNATLDRAWPMLEATDLVGDLWSVPAYLRKCAPWLDREEVSALQRPDAHAWTVSDLPLLDAARQRLGDAGASARRRRNEAAVAAERARRADVMDSLLQNVVIDESEGALGMLHGRDLQDTLIDESALTTADPDLLAGPFAHVVVDEAQELTDAEWQMLLLRCPSRSFTVVGDRAQARQGFTESWRERLERAGLDRIEVASLSVNYRTPEEVMAVAEPAIRAAIPDANVPTSIRASGIPVVHGSVADLDAVLDAWLAAHAEGVACVIGTGDAGGGAPRASSRVRPLTPALSKGLEFDLVVLIDPETFGEGTEGAVDRYVAMTRATQRLVILRSGSS from the coding sequence ATGACCGGCGGCGACGAGCGGCACTTCGCGGCGGTCTCGCAGAGCCTCGAGCACTCGGTCGCCGAACTGTCCCGGCGCCTCGACGCCGCGCGCAAGGCGCCCGGCGGCATCGGCCGCGAGGCGATGGACCGGGACTCGGAGATCCACCGCCTGACCGGTCGCCTGCGCACGCTGCGCCGCTTCGGCCTGGACCTCTGCCTGGGTCACATCGTCCCCGCGGACGACCCCGAGCCCGTGTACGTCGGACGCCTCGGCCTCACCGACAGCGAGGGGCGCCGGCTGCTGATCGACTGGCGCTCCCCCGCTGCCGAGCCGTTCTTCGCGGCGACCCACGCCAACCCGATGGGTCTGGTGAGCCGCCGCCGCTACCGCTGGACCCGCGGCCGGATCAGCGACTACTGGGACGAGGTGTTCACCGCCGACGGGCGCGAGGGGCACGCCGCTCTCGACGACCAGTCCGCCTTCATCGCCAGCCTGGGCGGCAACCGGTCGGCCCGGATGCGCGACGTGCTCGCCACCATCCAGGCCGATCAGGACGCCGTCATCCGGGCCGGATCCCGCGGCGCGCTCGTCGTGGACGGCGGTCCGGGCACCGGCAAGACCGTCGTCGCCCTGCACCGCGCCGCGCACCTCCTGTACTCCGACCCCCGACTCGGGCACCGCCGGGGCGGCGTGCTGTTCGTCGGCCCGCACCAGCCCTACCTGGCCTACGTCGCCGATGTGCTGCCCAGCCTCGGTGAGGAGGGCCTGCAGACCTGCACCCTGCGCGACCTCGTCACCGAGGGGGCGGCGGCGGCCGTCGAGGACGACCCGCGCGTGGCCCGCCTGAAGTCCTCGGCGGACATGGTCAAGGCGATCGAGCCCGCCGTCCGCATCTACGAGGAGCCGCCGGCCGAGGGCATGACGGTCTCGACCCACTGGTCCGAGGTCCGGCTGACCGCCGCCGACTGGGCGGACGCGTTCGCCGCCGTCGAACCGGGCACGCCGCACAACGAGGCGCGCGACCAGATCCGCGAGGAACTGGTCACGATCCTCATGGACAAGCACACGGAGGAGTACGAGGACCAGGACGCCCAGGGTGTCGAGGACGCCGACAACGAGGTCCCGCCCCAACTGCTGCGCAGGTCGCTGCTCCAGAACCGGGAGCTGAACGCCACCCTCGACCGCGCGTGGCCGATGCTGGAGGCCACCGACCTGGTCGGCGACCTGTGGTCGGTGCCCGCCTACCTGCGCAAGTGCGCCCCCTGGCTGGACCGCGAGGAGGTGAGCGCACTCCAGCGCCCCGACGCCCACGCCTGGACCGTGTCGGACCTGCCGCTCCTGGACGCGGCCCGGCAGCGGCTGGGTGACGCGGGGGCCTCCGCGCGCAGGCGGCGCAACGAGGCCGCCGTCGCGGCCGAACGCGCGCGCCGGGCCGACGTCATGGACAGCCTGCTGCAGAACGTCGTGATCGACGAGAGCGAGGGTGCGCTGGGGATGCTGCACGGGCGGGACCTGCAGGACACCCTGATCGACGAGAGCGCGCTGACCACCGCCGACCCCGATCTGCTCGCCGGCCCGTTCGCGCACGTCGTCGTGGACGAGGCCCAGGAACTGACGGACGCCGAGTGGCAGATGCTCCTGCTGCGCTGCCCGTCACGGAGCTTCACCGTCGTGGGCGACCGGGCCCAGGCCAGGCAGGGGTTCACGGAGTCCTGGCGGGAACGGCTCGAACGGGCCGGGCTCGACCGGATCGAGGTGGCCTCCCTGAGCGTCAACTACCGCACGCCGGAAGAGGTCATGGCGGTGGCCGAGCCGGCCATCCGCGCCGCGATCCCGGACGCCAACGTGCCCACGTCCATCCGCGCCAGCGGCATCCCCGTCGTGCACGGATCCGTCGCCGATCTGGACGCGGTGCTCGACGCCTGGCTCGCCGCGCACGCGGAAGGCGTCGCCTGCGTCATCGGTACGGGTGACGCAGGCGGCGGCGCACCGCGGGCATCGTCCCGCGTCCGGCCGTTGACGCCGGCTCTGTCGAAGGGGCTCGAATTCGATCTCGTGGTCCTGATCGACCCGGAAACCTTCGGCGAGGGCACCGAAGGAGCCGTCGACCGCTACGTCGCCATGACCCGCGCGACCCAGCGGCTGGTCATCCTCAGGAGCGGGAGCTCCTGA
- a CDS encoding TetR/AcrR family transcriptional regulator, whose protein sequence is MNQDRRDRLRDAAVAVLAEAGGRGLTHRAVDAAAEVPLGTSKNYFPTRDALLRAVAERCLERYRALAALLAGSGPGPGPTDRTALAALLSGLLRDVAGPGRPRVVAYFELQTEATRRPWLAALLDPIAAADFAAYGHLLAAAGLPAGPGRARALTLALHGAVLHLLTGAPDTLAAAGLDDLDGFTRDLLDRVCPEPHQEEA, encoded by the coding sequence CTGAACCAGGACCGGAGGGACCGGCTGCGGGACGCGGCCGTCGCGGTGCTCGCCGAGGCCGGTGGACGCGGTCTGACGCACCGCGCCGTCGACGCGGCGGCCGAGGTGCCGCTCGGCACGTCCAAGAACTACTTCCCGACCCGCGACGCCCTGCTCCGCGCGGTCGCCGAACGCTGTCTGGAGCGGTACCGGGCGCTGGCCGCCCTGCTCGCGGGCTCCGGACCCGGACCCGGACCCACCGACCGGACCGCACTCGCGGCGCTGCTCTCCGGACTGCTCCGGGACGTGGCCGGGCCCGGCCGGCCGCGCGTCGTGGCGTACTTCGAGCTCCAGACCGAGGCGACCCGGCGACCGTGGCTGGCCGCGCTCCTGGACCCGATCGCGGCGGCCGACTTCGCCGCGTACGGGCACCTACTGGCCGCCGCCGGACTGCCGGCCGGGCCGGGGCGGGCCCGCGCACTCACCCTCGCCCTGCACGGTGCCGTCCTGCACCTCCTGACGGGGGCGCCGGACACCCTGGCGGCGGCCGGGCTGGACGATCTCGACGGCTTCACCCGCGATCTGCTGGACCGCGTATGCCCCGAACCGCACCAGGAGGAAGCATGA
- a CDS encoding glycosyltransferase: MGPLLVAACASLAVWLWLTLGQGMFWRTDTRLPPRHAPARWPSVAIIVPARDEAGVLPLSLPSLLAQDYPGEAEIVLVDDGSTDGTAALARRLAGAQPGLPLTVVSPGEPGAGWTGKLWALRHGIAHARSSVSGEPDYLLLTDADIAHEPDSLRELVAAATAADLDLVSQMARLRAVSVWERLIVPAFVYFFAQLYPFRWINRPAARTAAAAGGCVLLRTGAAVRAGVPESIRQAVIDDVSLARAVQRTGGRIWLGLAERVDSVRPYASLADLWRMVSRSAYAQLRHRPALLAGTVAGLVLVYLVPPAALLAGLAAGRPGVAWAGGLAWLLMAGTYLPMLRYYRQPLALAPLLPLTALLYLLMTVDSAVQHYRGRGAAWKGRTYARPSDA, from the coding sequence ATGGGTCCCCTCCTCGTCGCCGCCTGCGCATCGCTCGCCGTCTGGCTCTGGCTCACCCTGGGCCAGGGCATGTTCTGGCGGACCGACACGCGCCTCCCTCCCCGGCACGCGCCCGCCCGCTGGCCGTCCGTCGCGATCATCGTCCCCGCCAGGGACGAGGCCGGGGTGCTGCCGCTGAGCCTGCCCTCGCTGCTCGCGCAGGACTACCCCGGCGAGGCCGAGATCGTCCTGGTCGACGACGGCAGTACGGACGGCACCGCCGCCCTCGCCCGCCGGCTGGCCGGGGCGCAGCCCGGGCTGCCCCTCACCGTCGTCTCGCCCGGGGAACCGGGCGCCGGCTGGACCGGCAAGCTCTGGGCGCTCCGGCACGGCATCGCGCACGCCCGCTCGTCGGTCTCCGGCGAGCCCGACTACCTCCTCCTCACCGACGCCGACATCGCGCACGAACCCGACAGCCTGCGCGAGCTGGTCGCCGCGGCGACGGCGGCCGACCTCGACCTCGTCTCCCAGATGGCCCGGCTGCGCGCCGTCAGCGTCTGGGAGCGGCTGATCGTCCCGGCCTTCGTGTACTTCTTCGCCCAGCTCTACCCCTTCCGCTGGATCAACCGCCCCGCCGCCCGCACGGCCGCCGCGGCCGGCGGGTGCGTCCTGCTGCGCACCGGGGCGGCGGTACGGGCCGGGGTTCCGGAGTCGATCCGCCAGGCCGTCATCGATGACGTCTCCCTCGCGCGGGCCGTGCAGCGCACCGGCGGGCGGATCTGGCTCGGCCTCGCGGAGCGGGTGGACAGCGTGCGTCCGTACGCCTCCCTCGCGGACCTGTGGCGGATGGTCTCGCGCAGCGCCTACGCCCAACTGCGCCACCGGCCCGCGCTCCTGGCGGGAACGGTGGCCGGGCTGGTCCTCGTCTACCTCGTGCCCCCGGCCGCCCTGCTGGCCGGTCTGGCCGCCGGCCGGCCCGGCGTCGCCTGGGCGGGTGGTCTGGCCTGGCTGCTGATGGCCGGCACCTACCTGCCGATGCTGCGCTACTACCGCCAGCCGCTCGCCCTCGCCCCGCTGCTTCCGCTCACCGCGCTGCTCTACCTCCTGATGACCGTCGACTCGGCCGTGCAGCACTACCGCGGACGCGGAGCGGCATGGAAGGGGCGTACCTATGCCCGCCCCAGCGATGCGTGA
- a CDS encoding glutamate racemase, producing the protein MKIALMDSGIGLLAAAAAMRGLRPDAELVLSCDPDGMPWGPRTPQDLTGRALAVARAAAEHRPDALIVACNTASVHALPALRAELEPAIPVIGTVPAIKPAATAGGRVAIWATPATTGSPYQRGLIRDFADGARVTEVPCPGLADAVEAADEAAVVRAVAAAAALTPADVTDVVLGCTHYELVEAPIRAALDRRTGGGAFVFHGSAEPVAVQALRRIGARPEPGLPRTGSLTVLLSGRPGTLPEAAFGYTEGRLLAGRSAAVGR; encoded by the coding sequence GTGAAGATCGCCCTGATGGACTCCGGAATCGGCCTCCTCGCGGCCGCCGCCGCGATGCGCGGGCTGCGGCCGGACGCCGAGCTGGTGCTGTCCTGCGACCCCGACGGCATGCCCTGGGGTCCGCGGACCCCGCAGGACCTCACCGGGCGGGCGCTCGCCGTCGCGCGGGCCGCTGCCGAGCACCGGCCGGACGCGCTGATCGTCGCCTGCAACACCGCTTCCGTGCACGCCCTGCCCGCACTGCGCGCCGAGCTGGAGCCCGCGATCCCGGTCATCGGGACCGTACCGGCGATCAAGCCCGCCGCGACCGCCGGCGGCCGGGTGGCCATCTGGGCCACCCCCGCCACCACCGGCAGCCCCTACCAGCGCGGCCTGATCCGCGACTTCGCCGACGGGGCGCGGGTCACCGAGGTGCCCTGCCCGGGGCTGGCCGACGCCGTCGAGGCGGCCGACGAGGCCGCCGTCGTACGGGCCGTCGCGGCGGCCGCCGCGCTGACCCCGGCCGACGTCACCGATGTGGTGCTCGGCTGCACCCACTACGAGCTGGTCGAGGCCCCCATCCGGGCCGCGCTCGACCGGCGCACCGGCGGCGGCGCGTTCGTCTTCCACGGCTCCGCGGAGCCCGTCGCCGTCCAGGCGCTGCGCCGGATCGGCGCCCGGCCGGAGCCCGGCCTGCCGCGCACCGGAAGCCTGACCGTCCTGCTCAGCGGACGCCCCGGCACGCTGCCCGAGGCGGCTTTCGGGTACACGGAAGGCCGTCTCCTCGCCGGTCGGAGCGCTGCCGTCGGGCGATGA
- a CDS encoding DUF6643 family protein, with amino-acid sequence MTSPRSTYGGGYYSAPSFPDTPIYDSLVAERGTPQIAPIRVPAAYDSPSSGYSSGGYLPALASALPALPPAVSQQHQQAPSYGYQYQHQAAPQQMQQMSPMQQPMPLQQAPAPYIPPQQFAARTGYAPQPQPQQPRPVPTGTGYEAMRPAAPRPVQAQPASVPAPSFEDPYGRPYQPQGRGY; translated from the coding sequence ATGACCTCCCCCCGCTCCACTTATGGCGGCGGTTACTACTCCGCGCCCTCCTTCCCGGACACCCCTATCTACGACTCCCTCGTCGCCGAACGCGGCACGCCGCAGATCGCCCCGATCCGCGTCCCGGCCGCGTACGACTCGCCGAGCTCCGGCTACTCGAGCGGTGGGTACCTCCCGGCTCTCGCGTCCGCGCTCCCCGCGCTGCCGCCGGCGGTTTCGCAGCAGCACCAGCAGGCCCCGTCGTACGGGTACCAGTACCAGCACCAGGCCGCCCCGCAGCAGATGCAGCAGATGTCTCCGATGCAGCAGCCGATGCCGCTCCAGCAGGCGCCCGCCCCCTACATTCCGCCGCAGCAGTTCGCGGCCCGCACGGGGTACGCGCCGCAGCCCCAGCCGCAGCAGCCCCGTCCGGTCCCCACGGGCACCGGGTACGAGGCGATGCGCCCGGCCGCGCCGCGCCCGGTGCAGGCGCAGCCCGCATCCGTCCCGGCCCCGTCGTTCGAGGACCCGTACGGCCGCCCGTACCAGCCGCAGGGCCGGGGCTACTGA
- a CDS encoding Rv1733c family protein, which produces MWTAWGVWRWRRNPLRRQTDLFEAWVAFAALVCVLLVAPAIGCAAGLRVDGTLQRAAREQRLERHLVPAVVVRPAPDPIAGSATDPAAQRQSPQRTRIVASWIAPDGSNHEGTVPAAEEPPHTGDRFRIWTDSHGRLVGQPLDPSSASFHAGMAGLAAALGIGALVETLRRLVVRRLMHRRYIRLDRAWAAAGPDWGRAGAGS; this is translated from the coding sequence GTGTGGACAGCATGGGGCGTGTGGCGATGGCGGCGCAATCCGCTGCGCCGCCAGACGGATCTGTTCGAGGCGTGGGTGGCCTTCGCCGCGCTGGTGTGCGTCCTGCTGGTGGCTCCGGCCATCGGCTGCGCAGCGGGCCTGCGCGTGGACGGCACACTGCAGCGTGCCGCGCGCGAACAGCGGCTGGAGCGGCATCTCGTACCCGCGGTGGTGGTCCGGCCGGCACCGGATCCGATCGCCGGCTCGGCCACCGATCCGGCGGCGCAGCGCCAGAGCCCGCAGCGCACGCGGATCGTCGCGTCGTGGATCGCGCCCGACGGCAGCAACCACGAAGGCACGGTGCCGGCGGCGGAGGAACCGCCGCACACCGGCGACCGGTTCCGGATATGGACCGACAGCCACGGCCGGCTGGTCGGGCAGCCCCTGGACCCCTCGTCCGCCAGTTTCCACGCGGGCATGGCTGGACTCGCGGCGGCCCTCGGCATCGGCGCGCTGGTGGAGACACTTCGCCGCCTGGTCGTACGAAGGCTCATGCATCGGCGGTACATACGGCTGGACCGTGCGTGGGCCGCGGCGGGACCTGACTGGGGTCGGGCGGGCGCGGGCAGCTGA
- a CDS encoding ADP-ribosylglycohydrolase family protein, producing the protein MTTRLDRAVGAVLGSAAGDALGAPYEFGPAGQLTARGEEMRGGGGWDPGEATDDTQMAVLVGESLLECGGLELPDLFGRFQRWAAGDPKDIGLQTEDVLTSGDPWDLAAALHFQINARAAGNGCLMRASTSAVYFAPAGRSATMDAARRIAALTHGDRAAWEGTAVLHELVRVALDGADPLAALEATLAEVHPDHREGYARVLAPDWHPDLATEFNGAVWPCLGSAVWALRTTAGFTEAVRAAVDLGGDTDTVAAVTGILAGARYGQAAVPESWTAPLHVPLPGWGDRVLDSAALRELARRLATAQEENPLLATYNV; encoded by the coding sequence ATGACCACGCGACTCGACCGCGCCGTGGGCGCCGTACTCGGCTCGGCGGCCGGTGACGCGCTCGGCGCGCCCTACGAGTTCGGCCCCGCCGGGCAGTTGACCGCCCGCGGCGAGGAGATGCGCGGGGGCGGCGGCTGGGACCCGGGCGAGGCCACCGACGACACGCAGATGGCGGTGCTGGTCGGCGAATCCCTGCTGGAGTGCGGCGGACTGGAACTCCCCGACCTCTTCGGCCGGTTCCAGCGCTGGGCGGCGGGGGACCCCAAGGACATCGGGCTCCAGACGGAGGACGTGCTGACGAGCGGCGACCCGTGGGACCTGGCCGCCGCGCTGCACTTCCAGATCAACGCGCGGGCCGCGGGCAACGGTTGCCTGATGCGCGCCTCGACCTCGGCCGTGTACTTCGCTCCGGCGGGGCGGTCCGCGACCATGGACGCCGCCCGGCGCATCGCGGCCCTCACCCACGGGGACCGGGCCGCCTGGGAGGGGACGGCCGTCCTGCACGAGCTCGTCCGCGTGGCACTGGACGGGGCCGATCCACTGGCGGCGCTGGAAGCGACGTTGGCGGAGGTCCACCCGGACCACCGCGAGGGGTACGCGCGGGTCCTCGCCCCGGACTGGCACCCGGACCTGGCCACCGAGTTCAACGGGGCGGTGTGGCCCTGCCTGGGCTCGGCGGTGTGGGCGCTGCGCACCACGGCGGGCTTCACCGAAGCCGTCCGGGCCGCCGTGGACCTGGGCGGGGACACCGACACGGTGGCGGCGGTGACCGGCATCCTGGCCGGTGCGCGGTACGGGCAGGCGGCAGTGCCGGAGTCCTGGACGGCCCCGTTGCACGTGCCGCTGCCGGGTTGGGGGGACCGGGTCCTGGACTCTGCCGCGCTGCGGGAACTGGCCCGGCGCCTCGCGACGGCACAGGAGGAGAACCCACTCCTTGCCACTTACAACGTATAG
- a CDS encoding MOSC domain-containing protein, which translates to MAKLHVQALHVHPVKSVAGTAPDEVAVEPWGLSGDRRWAVVDSEGTVITQRQQPRLALACARPLGGGGFEVSAPGMAALTVEVPEPGPLEPVVLFGKKVRTLVAARAAADWFTAYLGTPARLVHLDDPAVRRPVDPDYALPGETVSLADAYPVLISTLASLDALNSLIAQGAHAHEGPLPMNRFRPNVVVSGAEAWAEDAWRRVAIGDAVFRGVRECGRCVVTTTDQTTALRGKEPLRTLAVHRRIGKSLAFGRMLVPVELGTVRVGDEVRVLE; encoded by the coding sequence ATGGCGAAACTGCATGTCCAGGCGCTCCACGTCCATCCCGTCAAGTCGGTAGCGGGGACAGCTCCCGACGAGGTGGCCGTGGAGCCCTGGGGTCTGTCCGGCGACCGCCGCTGGGCGGTCGTGGACAGCGAGGGCACGGTCATCACCCAGCGCCAGCAGCCGAGGCTGGCACTGGCGTGCGCCCGTCCGCTGGGGGGCGGCGGGTTCGAGGTCTCGGCACCGGGGATGGCGGCCCTGACGGTGGAGGTTCCGGAGCCGGGTCCGCTGGAGCCCGTGGTCCTCTTCGGCAAGAAGGTGCGGACCCTGGTGGCGGCGCGCGCCGCCGCCGACTGGTTCACCGCGTACCTCGGGACACCGGCCCGTCTGGTGCACCTGGACGACCCGGCCGTACGGCGGCCCGTGGATCCGGATTACGCGCTGCCCGGTGAGACCGTGAGCCTCGCCGACGCCTATCCGGTGCTGATCTCCACCCTGGCCTCGCTGGACGCGCTCAACTCGCTGATCGCGCAGGGGGCTCACGCCCACGAGGGTCCGCTCCCGATGAACCGTTTCCGCCCGAATGTGGTGGTCTCCGGGGCCGAGGCCTGGGCCGAGGACGCCTGGCGGCGCGTCGCCATCGGCGACGCCGTCTTCCGCGGGGTGCGCGAGTGCGGTCGCTGCGTCGTCACGACCACCGACCAGACGACGGCACTGCGGGGCAAGGAGCCGCTCAGGACCCTGGCCGTGCACCGCCGGATCGGGAAGTCGCTGGCCTTCGGGCGCATGCTGGTGCCGGTGGAGCTGGGCACCGTACGCGTCGGCGACGAGGTCCGCGTCCTGGAATGA
- a CDS encoding FAD-dependent oxidoreductase, with product METSAAGAGAGAHSGVGSALVVGAGVGGLATAIALRRAGWTVTVLECRPAPERYGTAFGIHPTAQAALDRLGLGEVLRERAVPYRAARIRRPDGRVLAALPLERIERRAGRPELLVSRPHLIDALLAELDRLGGTEVAYGQAYEPSAAVGADLLIGADGINSAVRADRLATGSAPRELAEVAWIGIAGFETGVYGETWGRGRFFGMTPVEPGRTNWYATVPAATTARDLRAAFAGWHDPIPRVLAETDPRTWIRYRMRHLHPALPSFTRTGGPCPVALVGDAAHAMTPNLGQGACTALLDAEALTRAVAAHGGPGGLPAALRAYDAERRRSAQRIAFASRTLHRFMTVRRPALRDALVGLLPG from the coding sequence ATGGAGACGAGTGCTGCCGGTGCCGGTGCCGGTGCCCACTCGGGTGTGGGCTCGGCGTTGGTCGTCGGCGCCGGGGTCGGCGGCCTCGCCACCGCCATCGCCCTGCGCCGCGCCGGATGGACGGTCACCGTCCTGGAATGCCGGCCCGCGCCGGAGCGCTACGGAACCGCCTTCGGCATCCACCCCACCGCGCAGGCGGCCCTGGACCGGCTCGGCCTCGGCGAGGTCCTCCGGGAGCGGGCGGTCCCGTACCGCGCTGCCCGGATCAGGCGCCCCGACGGCCGGGTACTGGCCGCGCTCCCGCTGGAGCGGATCGAGCGCAGGGCGGGCCGGCCCGAACTCCTCGTCTCCCGCCCCCACCTGATCGACGCGCTGCTCGCGGAGCTCGACCGGCTCGGCGGCACGGAGGTCGCGTACGGGCAGGCGTACGAGCCTTCCGCTGCGGTCGGCGCAGACCTCCTCATCGGAGCCGACGGCATCAACAGCGCGGTCCGCGCCGACCGCCTCGCCACCGGCAGCGCCCCGCGCGAGCTCGCCGAGGTGGCATGGATCGGCATCGCCGGATTCGAGACCGGCGTCTACGGCGAGACCTGGGGCCGCGGCCGCTTCTTCGGGATGACCCCCGTCGAGCCCGGCCGCACCAACTGGTACGCCACCGTCCCCGCGGCCACCACCGCGCGGGACCTGCGGGCCGCCTTCGCCGGCTGGCACGACCCGATCCCGCGCGTGCTCGCCGAGACCGACCCGCGGACCTGGATCCGCTACCGGATGCGTCACCTCCACCCGGCGCTGCCCTCCTTCACCCGTACGGGCGGCCCCTGCCCCGTCGCGCTGGTCGGCGACGCGGCGCACGCCATGACCCCGAACCTCGGTCAGGGCGCCTGCACCGCGCTCCTCGACGCGGAGGCCCTGACCCGGGCCGTCGCCGCCCACGGCGGCCCGGGCGGCCTGCCCGCCGCGCTGCGCGCGTACGACGCCGAGCGCCGGCGCAGCGCCCAGCGGATCGCGTTCGCCTCCCGGACCCTCCACCGCTTCATGACGGTCCGCCGCCCGGCGCTGCGGGACGCGCTCGTGGGTCTCCTCCCGGGCTAG